A single genomic interval of Lathyrus oleraceus cultivar Zhongwan6 chromosome 7, CAAS_Psat_ZW6_1.0, whole genome shotgun sequence harbors:
- the LOC127104206 gene encoding uncharacterized protein LOC127104206 produces the protein MVPSLLSGNALGFLGPLVSDEHLEKCTQFFPCHHTTKPITNKTLSSKDNEDLNQREAFQLDFITDSFRPFRSCPTLDKSYLAWLTKVEKKKASLWKELGIFDLIQMSKLGFSYCQPLLLSSLYFWDSTYNTFHLPCGMMTPTLFDVAAIVGLPPTGETFDPYQDCENLIDFNVKNASFSTYINLYHADGEEVSDIEHIAFLGLWLFKFFFYCKSLQVAKRFLTLANQLHVGRRVCLSELSLASLYESLGSASAKLKQYEAGTNLLLSGPYWLLQLWLNATFESFLPTRGNVKENAPEIMNRSIEGTRHLRLTPAYDVDNLQTSLTKYTLMFSKRHHFPV, from the coding sequence ATGGTTCCTTCTCTTCTTTCTGGAAATGCTTTAGGGTTTCTAGGCCCATTAGTATCTGACGAACATTTAGAGAAGTGCACTCAATTTTTTCCTTGTCACCATACTACTAAACCCATAACCAACAAAACCCTTTCTTCTAAAGACAATGAGGATCTAAACCAGAGAGAAGCTTTTCAATTGGACTTTATTACTGATAGTTTCAGACCTTTCCGGTCTTGTCCAACCCTAGATAAATCCTATCTTGCTTGGTTAACAAAAGTTGAGAAGAAGAAAGCCTCACTTTGGAAAGAATTGGGTATTTTTGACCTAATCCAGATGTCAAAGCTTGGATTTAGTTATTGTCAGCCTTTATTACTCTCCAGCCTATATTTCTGGGATAGTACCTATAACACCTTTCATCTTCCTTGTGGAATGATGACTCCCACACTTTTCGACGTAGCTGCCATTGTTGGACTTCCTCCGACAGGAGAAACCTTCGACCCCTACCAAGACTGTGAAAACTTGATTGATTTCAACGTTAAGAACGCTTCATTCAGTACTTACATTAATCTATATCATGCTGATGGTGAAGAAGTTTCTGATATAGAACACATAGCATTCTTAGGTCTATGGTTGTTCAAATTCTTCTTTTACTGCAAATCTCTACAAGTTGCTAAGAGATTTCTAACGCTCGCTAACCAATTGCATGTTGGTCGAAGAGTGTGTTTGAGTGAACTTTCGTTGGCTAGTTTGTACGAAAGTCTAGGATCAGCTAGCGCTAAGCTAAAGCAATACGAAGCTGGCACTAATCTATTACTATCTGGGCCTTATTGGCTTCTTCAATTGTGGCTTAATGCCACTTTCGAATCCTTTTTGCCAACACGAGGAAACGTCAAAGAAAATGCCCCAGAGATAATGAACCGAAGCATTGAGGGCACCAGACACCTTCGACTGACTCCAGCTTATGATGTCGATAACTTACAAACCTCCCTCACCAAATACACTTTGATGTTCTCGAAGCGTCATCATTTCCCAGTATAA